A window of the Microbacterium sp. LWH13-1.2 genome harbors these coding sequences:
- a CDS encoding UDP-glucose/GDP-mannose dehydrogenase family protein, whose amino-acid sequence MRMSVIGCGYLGAVHAAAMASIGHDVVGIDVDAQKVAALANGTAPFFEPQLSELLQEGLTSGRLRFSTEMSDASGATIHFIAVGTPQIAGGHAADLRFVDAAVAALLPHLHPSDVVAGKSTVPVGTAERLSAAVAGTGATLVWNPEFLREGWAVHDTISPDRLVVGVPSGSDGERAAEALREAYRPAVDAGTPFLVTDLATAELVKGAANAFLATKISFINAMAEIAEASGADVALLADALGHDTRIGRRYLGSGIGFGGGCLPKDIRAFAARAEELGRGEAVGFLREVDSINIRRRDRAVQLVVDALGGLVFGRRIAVLGAAFKPFSDDIRDSPALDVAVRLRGLGADVVVTDPAALENAAAAHPQLGYATERDDALRDADAVVIVTEWDLYRREMTPEHAGSLVAGRVIIDGRNCLDSAAWRAAGWTYHGMGRR is encoded by the coding sequence ATGCGCATGTCAGTGATCGGATGCGGGTACCTCGGTGCCGTGCACGCCGCAGCGATGGCCTCGATCGGACACGACGTCGTCGGGATCGACGTCGACGCGCAGAAGGTTGCCGCTCTCGCGAACGGCACCGCGCCGTTCTTCGAACCGCAGCTCAGTGAGCTCCTGCAGGAGGGCCTCACCTCAGGGCGACTGAGATTCAGCACCGAGATGTCGGATGCGAGTGGAGCGACGATCCACTTCATCGCCGTCGGCACGCCGCAGATCGCGGGCGGACATGCCGCGGATCTGCGGTTCGTCGACGCCGCAGTGGCCGCGCTGCTCCCCCACCTGCACCCGAGCGACGTTGTGGCCGGCAAGTCGACGGTGCCTGTGGGGACGGCCGAGCGCCTGAGCGCGGCGGTCGCGGGCACCGGCGCGACCCTCGTGTGGAATCCCGAGTTCCTCCGCGAAGGTTGGGCCGTGCACGACACGATCTCACCAGACCGCCTCGTGGTGGGTGTGCCGTCCGGAAGCGACGGCGAGCGTGCCGCCGAAGCGCTGCGCGAGGCCTACCGCCCGGCTGTGGATGCCGGCACGCCTTTCCTCGTGACGGATCTGGCGACGGCCGAGCTCGTGAAGGGCGCGGCCAACGCCTTCCTCGCCACCAAGATCTCCTTCATCAACGCGATGGCCGAGATCGCCGAGGCGTCGGGCGCCGACGTCGCGCTCCTCGCGGACGCGCTCGGGCACGACACCCGCATCGGACGACGGTACCTGGGCTCGGGCATCGGGTTCGGCGGTGGCTGTCTCCCGAAGGACATCCGCGCCTTCGCAGCCCGCGCCGAGGAGCTCGGGCGCGGAGAGGCCGTGGGGTTCCTCCGTGAGGTGGACTCGATCAACATCCGGCGACGCGACAGAGCCGTGCAGCTCGTCGTCGACGCACTGGGGGGTCTGGTGTTCGGACGCCGCATCGCGGTGCTCGGTGCCGCGTTCAAGCCGTTCAGCGACGACATCCGCGACTCCCCCGCTCTCGACGTCGCCGTGCGGTTGCGCGGTTTGGGAGCGGACGTGGTCGTCACCGACCCGGCCGCCCTCGAGAACGCTGCGGCGGCGCACCCCCAACTCGGCTACGCGACGGAACGTGACGACGCCCTCCGCGACGCGGACGCCGTGGTGATCGTCACGGAGTGGGACCTCTACCGTCGCGAGATGACACCAGAGCACGCCGGGTCGCTCGTCGCAGGTCGGGTCATCATCGACGGCCGCAACTGCCTCGATTCCGCCGCTTGGCGAGCTGCGGGCTGGACGTACCACGGCATGGGACGCCGCTGA
- a CDS encoding polyribonucleotide nucleotidyltransferase — protein sequence MEGPEITATEAVLDNGRFGTRTIRFETGRLAQQAQGAVAAYLDGETMLLSATSAGKHPREGFDFFPLTVDVEERSYAAGKIPGSFFRREGRPSTEAILVCRLIDRPLRPSFVDGLRNEVQIVITVLSIAPGEFYDALAINAASASTQISGLPFSGPVAGVRLAFIPGQGEHADQWVAFPTAEQVSEAVFDLIVAGRVVTKSDGTEDVAIMMVEAEATEGSWNLIKAGATKPDEAVVAQGLEASKPFIAQLVKAQAELAATAAKEPGVYPVFPPYSSEVYDFVAERSYDDLVNVYQIADKLERQGKDDEVKDRVKAQLIEAVEAGNLPAGAPLEFSAAYKSVTKKIVRGRILTESVRMDGRGLADIRPLDAEVQVIPRVHGSAIFQRGETQIMGITTLNMLKMEQQIDSLSPTTSKRYMHHYNFPPYSTGETGRVGSPKRREIGHGFLAERALVPVLPSREEFPYAIRQVSEALSSNGSTSMGSVCASTLSLLNAGVPLRAAVAGIAMGLVSDEVNGETRYAALTDILGAEDALGDMDFKVAGTSEFVTAIQLDTKLDGIPSSVLAGALTQARDARLTILNVLNAAIDAPDEMAPTAPRVISVQIPVDKIGELIGPKGKTINAIQDETGAQISIEEDGTVYIGATDGPSAEAARAQVNAIANPTNPEVGEQFLGTVVKIATFGAFVSLLPGKDGLLHVTEVRKLAGGKRVENVDDVLSVGQKILVKITKIDDRGKLSLEPVLDDAPAADAAPAEEAAAE from the coding sequence TTGGAAGGTCCTGAAATCACCGCCACCGAGGCCGTTCTCGACAACGGCCGCTTCGGCACCCGCACCATCCGCTTCGAGACCGGCCGCCTCGCGCAGCAGGCTCAGGGCGCAGTCGCCGCCTACCTCGACGGCGAGACCATGCTCCTCTCGGCCACCAGCGCAGGCAAGCACCCGCGCGAGGGCTTCGACTTCTTCCCGCTGACGGTCGACGTCGAAGAGCGTTCGTACGCAGCAGGCAAGATCCCCGGATCGTTCTTCCGTCGTGAGGGTCGTCCCTCGACCGAGGCGATCCTCGTCTGCCGTCTGATCGACCGTCCACTGCGCCCGTCGTTCGTCGACGGCCTCCGCAACGAGGTCCAGATCGTCATCACCGTGCTCTCGATCGCTCCGGGCGAGTTCTACGACGCTCTCGCGATCAACGCGGCTTCCGCGTCGACGCAGATCTCGGGTCTTCCGTTCTCGGGCCCCGTCGCCGGTGTGCGCCTCGCGTTCATCCCGGGTCAGGGCGAGCACGCCGACCAGTGGGTCGCGTTCCCGACCGCCGAGCAGGTCAGCGAGGCCGTGTTCGACCTGATCGTCGCCGGTCGTGTCGTCACCAAGTCCGACGGCACCGAAGACGTCGCGATCATGATGGTCGAGGCTGAGGCCACCGAGGGCAGCTGGAACTTGATCAAGGCCGGCGCCACGAAGCCCGACGAGGCCGTCGTCGCGCAGGGTCTCGAAGCGTCGAAGCCCTTCATCGCGCAGCTCGTCAAGGCTCAGGCCGAGCTTGCGGCAACCGCTGCGAAGGAGCCGGGCGTGTACCCGGTCTTCCCGCCGTACTCCAGCGAGGTCTACGACTTCGTGGCCGAGCGCTCCTATGACGACCTGGTGAACGTCTACCAGATCGCCGACAAGCTGGAGCGTCAGGGCAAGGACGACGAGGTCAAGGACCGCGTCAAGGCGCAGCTCATCGAAGCAGTCGAGGCCGGCAACCTGCCGGCTGGAGCACCGCTCGAGTTCTCCGCGGCGTACAAGTCCGTCACGAAGAAGATCGTCCGCGGCCGCATCCTCACGGAGAGCGTGCGCATGGACGGCCGTGGTCTCGCGGACATCCGTCCGCTGGACGCAGAGGTGCAGGTCATCCCGCGCGTTCACGGCTCGGCGATCTTCCAGCGCGGCGAGACCCAGATCATGGGCATCACCACGCTGAACATGCTCAAGATGGAGCAGCAGATCGACTCGCTGTCGCCCACGACGAGCAAGCGCTACATGCACCACTACAACTTCCCGCCCTACTCGACCGGTGAGACCGGCCGGGTCGGTTCGCCGAAGCGTCGCGAGATCGGGCACGGCTTCCTCGCCGAGCGCGCACTCGTGCCGGTGCTGCCGAGCCGCGAGGAGTTCCCCTACGCGATCCGTCAGGTCTCCGAGGCGCTGAGCTCCAACGGCTCGACGTCGATGGGATCCGTCTGCGCCTCGACCCTCTCGCTCCTGAACGCGGGTGTGCCGCTGCGCGCAGCCGTCGCCGGTATCGCGATGGGTCTCGTATCCGACGAGGTCAACGGTGAGACGCGCTACGCCGCCCTCACCGACATCCTCGGCGCCGAGGACGCGCTCGGCGACATGGACTTCAAGGTCGCCGGCACCAGCGAGTTCGTCACGGCGATCCAGCTCGACACGAAGCTCGACGGCATCCCGTCGTCGGTGCTCGCAGGCGCGCTGACCCAGGCCCGCGACGCGCGTCTGACGATCCTCAATGTCCTGAACGCCGCGATCGATGCTCCCGACGAGATGGCGCCGACCGCGCCTCGCGTCATCAGCGTGCAGATCCCGGTCGACAAGATCGGCGAGCTGATCGGCCCGAAGGGCAAGACGATCAACGCGATCCAGGATGAGACCGGCGCTCAGATCTCCATCGAGGAGGACGGCACCGTCTACATCGGCGCGACCGACGGCCCCTCGGCCGAGGCCGCCCGTGCCCAGGTCAACGCGATCGCCAACCCGACCAACCCCGAGGTGGGCGAGCAGTTCCTCGGAACCGTCGTGAAGATCGCGACGTTCGGTGCGTTCGTCTCGCTGCTCCCGGGCAAGGACGGCCTGCTGCACGTCACCGAGGTGCGCAAGCTCGCCGGTGGCAAGCGCGTCGAGAACGTCGACGACGTGCTGTCTGTCGGTCAGAAGATCCTCGTGAAGATCACGAAGATCGACGACCGCGGCAAGCTGTCGCTCGAGCCCGTGCTCGACGACGCTCCCGCGGCGGACGCAGCTCCCGCTGAAGAGGCCGCAGCCGAGTAA
- a CDS encoding aldo/keto reductase — translation MRLFSVGAGTSPERAQQGAAEHPSAPIPIVGPGIGESIRVPLGETGLDTFPLMLGAAEFGWNVDLETSHGILDRYVEFGGNAIHTADGFSGGRSEHIIGQWLQSRGQRERAVLSVRIGAHADNPGLGSVNLVRAVEGSLTRLGVDRIDVLYLDATLDKTTNLEDTLATVEWMVDAGKIGALGAFGFAPERLVEARILASAGYPRIEVIDSPYNLIRRQPFEGDLRLVAGAQSLAVTPSHALEHGFLSGRHRSKALTSRGVRGEQLRGHLNRRGTKILRALDQVATELEVPVAAVSIAWLLAQRTIAAPIVNTFATDHVDELMQGAGVSLSRTQVAELTRAGN, via the coding sequence ATGCGGTTGTTCAGCGTAGGCGCAGGTACGTCGCCCGAACGCGCGCAGCAGGGCGCGGCAGAGCACCCGTCCGCTCCCATCCCGATCGTCGGACCCGGAATAGGGGAGAGCATCCGCGTCCCGCTCGGCGAGACCGGTCTCGACACCTTCCCTCTCATGCTCGGCGCGGCGGAGTTCGGCTGGAACGTCGATCTCGAGACGAGTCACGGGATCCTCGATCGCTACGTGGAGTTCGGCGGTAACGCGATCCACACGGCAGATGGCTTCTCGGGCGGACGCAGCGAGCACATCATCGGCCAGTGGCTGCAGTCGCGCGGACAGCGCGAACGCGCAGTGCTCAGCGTCCGCATCGGCGCGCACGCCGACAATCCCGGTCTCGGCTCCGTCAACCTCGTGCGCGCGGTCGAGGGGTCGCTGACGCGTCTGGGAGTCGATCGCATCGATGTGCTCTACCTCGACGCGACCCTCGACAAGACGACGAACCTCGAAGACACGCTCGCGACCGTCGAGTGGATGGTCGATGCCGGCAAGATCGGTGCTCTCGGTGCGTTCGGATTCGCACCCGAGCGACTCGTCGAGGCGCGCATCCTCGCCTCCGCCGGATACCCGCGCATCGAGGTCATCGACTCCCCGTACAACCTCATCCGTCGGCAGCCGTTCGAGGGCGATCTGAGACTCGTGGCGGGTGCGCAGAGCCTCGCCGTCACTCCGTCGCATGCCCTCGAGCACGGGTTCCTCTCCGGCCGGCATCGCAGCAAGGCGCTGACCTCGAGAGGCGTGCGCGGTGAGCAGCTCCGCGGTCATCTCAACCGTCGGGGGACCAAGATCCTCCGAGCTCTCGACCAGGTGGCCACCGAGCTCGAGGTGCCGGTCGCCGCCGTCTCGATCGCCTGGCTGCTCGCACAGCGCACCATCGCGGCGCCGATCGTCAACACGTTCGCGACCGATCATGTCGATGAACTCATGCAGGGTGCGGGCGTCTCGCTCTCGCGCACACAGGTCGCCGAACTCACTCGCGCCGGCAACTGA
- a CDS encoding histidine phosphatase family protein, which translates to MTHYIYLVRHGEHQDAEHGLADGPLSPRGQRQAELIADRLSGLPLDAVWHSPLLRANETARAIAARLPSVDPAPTALLFDCVPTGMTEETPAAYEPFFGSITEAELDAGRAQMFDAVNEFLVRKPGDVHEVLITHNFVISWFVREVLGAPEWRWMTLNQAHCGLTVIAQKQGRPWTLLTHNDTGHLPVELRTGIPDTMPV; encoded by the coding sequence GTGACGCATTACATATATCTGGTCCGACATGGTGAACATCAGGACGCCGAGCACGGTCTCGCTGACGGACCCCTGTCGCCACGGGGCCAGCGTCAGGCAGAGCTGATCGCGGACCGGCTCTCCGGGCTCCCTCTCGACGCGGTCTGGCATTCGCCGCTGCTGCGTGCGAACGAGACGGCGCGAGCGATCGCCGCAAGGCTCCCGTCCGTCGACCCCGCCCCGACCGCCCTGCTGTTCGACTGCGTGCCCACCGGGATGACCGAGGAGACCCCAGCAGCCTACGAACCGTTCTTCGGCTCGATCACGGAGGCAGAGCTCGATGCGGGTCGCGCCCAGATGTTCGACGCCGTCAACGAGTTCCTCGTGCGCAAGCCGGGTGACGTGCACGAGGTGCTCATCACACACAACTTCGTGATCTCGTGGTTCGTCCGCGAGGTGCTCGGTGCTCCCGAGTGGCGGTGGATGACCCTCAACCAGGCGCACTGCGGTCTGACCGTCATCGCGCAGAAGCAGGGGCGTCCGTGGACCCTGCTCACCCACAACGACACCGGGCACCTCCCGGTCGAGCTCAGAACGGGCATCCCCGACACCATGCCGGTCTGA
- the dapB gene encoding 4-hydroxy-tetrahydrodipicolinate reductase, which produces MTTQVALVGGTGKLGSIIHAVIDELEGFEVSRVLTSRSDLAELDGVGLVIDATTPQVSVDVVRAAVERQINVLVATSGWSSERIALVRPLVENAGTGIVFIPNFSLGSVLGSALAAAAAPFFGSAEIVEAHHEAKVDSPSGTAVRTAELIAAARTEQGPVSAPHADQRARGQQVGSVPIHSLRRPGVIAKQEVILSGPGESLTFTHDTVDPALAYAPGIRLAVPFAASARGVFVGLESMIDIGVRS; this is translated from the coding sequence ATGACCACGCAGGTAGCACTCGTCGGCGGCACCGGAAAGCTCGGCTCTATCATCCACGCGGTGATCGATGAGCTCGAGGGTTTCGAGGTGAGTCGCGTGCTCACCTCCAGAAGCGACCTCGCCGAGCTGGATGGGGTGGGGCTGGTGATCGATGCGACCACGCCTCAGGTGAGCGTCGATGTGGTGCGGGCAGCAGTCGAACGGCAGATCAACGTCCTCGTGGCCACCTCCGGCTGGTCATCGGAGCGCATCGCCCTCGTGCGGCCGCTCGTCGAGAATGCCGGCACCGGCATCGTCTTCATCCCGAACTTCTCGCTGGGGTCCGTGCTCGGCTCCGCTCTCGCCGCTGCGGCTGCGCCGTTCTTCGGCTCCGCCGAGATCGTCGAGGCGCACCACGAGGCCAAGGTCGATTCACCGAGCGGCACGGCGGTCCGCACCGCCGAGTTGATCGCGGCTGCACGCACCGAGCAGGGACCGGTCAGTGCCCCGCATGCGGACCAGCGTGCTCGGGGCCAGCAGGTGGGCAGCGTGCCGATCCATTCCCTTCGTCGCCCCGGAGTCATCGCCAAGCAGGAGGTCATCCTCTCCGGGCCCGGAGAATCGCTGACGTTCACGCACGACACCGTGGACCCCGCCCTCGCTTACGCCCCGGGCATCCGTCTCGCCGTCCCTTTCGCAGCGAGTGCCAGAGGCGTCTTCGTCGGTCTCGAGAGCATGATCGACATCGGCGTCCGTTCGTGA
- a CDS encoding OsmC family peroxiredoxin yields the protein MPVTSEATTTWTGSLAEGSGTVAFSSSKLGTFPINWKARSEGSDTTTTPEELIAAAHASCFSMALSHALSENGTPPERVNTSASVTFKPGVGITGSHLNVNAVVPGLAPEAFQTIAAEAKVGCPVSQALAGIEITLEATLA from the coding sequence ATGCCCGTCACCAGCGAAGCCACCACCACCTGGACCGGATCCCTCGCGGAGGGCTCGGGCACCGTCGCATTCTCCTCGTCGAAGCTCGGCACCTTCCCGATCAACTGGAAGGCCCGCAGCGAGGGCAGCGACACCACCACCACCCCGGAGGAGCTGATCGCCGCGGCTCACGCCTCGTGCTTCAGCATGGCCCTCTCGCACGCTCTCTCAGAGAACGGCACCCCGCCGGAGCGCGTCAACACCAGCGCGTCGGTCACCTTCAAGCCGGGCGTCGGAATCACCGGAAGCCACCTCAACGTCAACGCGGTCGTTCCCGGTCTCGCCCCCGAGGCGTTCCAGACCATCGCGGCCGAGGCCAAGGTCGGCTGCCCTGTGTCTCAAGCACTCGCCGGCATCGAGATCACTCTCGAGGCCACCCTCGCCTGA
- a CDS encoding DUF4395 domain-containing protein yields MTTPAGIDPRGPRFAATITTVLLLAATFLGLIGISTARSFGWFAYQPLAAADLASDTWAIVSASPAQRALDPGFLLTVVIALLFFWSVLSPATAPWGVVFRRFVRPRLAPPTELEDPRPPRFAQGVGLFVVTIGLALHLIGVPWALPIATAAAFIAAFLNAAFSFCLGCQIYLLLQRAGLLGRTPSAA; encoded by the coding sequence ATGACCACTCCCGCAGGTATCGACCCCCGTGGCCCGCGTTTCGCCGCGACGATCACGACGGTGCTGCTGCTCGCCGCGACGTTCCTCGGACTCATCGGCATCTCGACGGCGCGGTCCTTCGGATGGTTCGCCTACCAACCGCTCGCGGCGGCGGACTTGGCCTCCGACACGTGGGCGATCGTCTCAGCATCGCCTGCCCAGCGCGCACTCGATCCAGGCTTCCTGCTCACAGTCGTGATCGCCCTGCTCTTCTTCTGGAGCGTGCTCTCCCCCGCGACGGCTCCTTGGGGCGTCGTATTCCGGCGGTTCGTCCGGCCACGACTCGCCCCGCCCACCGAGCTGGAGGATCCTCGCCCTCCGCGCTTCGCGCAGGGCGTCGGCCTCTTCGTCGTCACGATCGGACTCGCCCTGCATCTGATCGGCGTGCCGTGGGCGCTGCCGATCGCGACGGCCGCGGCATTCATCGCCGCCTTCCTCAACGCCGCGTTCTCATTCTGCCTCGGCTGTCAGATCTACCTGCTTCTGCAGCGAGCCGGCCTTCTCGGACGGACGCCTTCCGCGGCCTGA
- a CDS encoding thioredoxin family protein, which yields MSPGIALAVIGALLVIAAVVGIVLRLLDGRRRGGGHLRFDPADADADRLGSRATLVQFSTEMCARCPQVRRMLSSYVADADGLHHLEVDLTHRPDLSARYKILQTPTTFIVDGSGAVRARFHGVPHRHSLTEALSAV from the coding sequence ATGTCCCCCGGAATCGCCCTCGCCGTGATCGGAGCGCTCCTCGTGATCGCCGCCGTCGTCGGGATCGTGCTGCGACTCCTCGACGGTCGACGTCGAGGAGGAGGTCACCTCCGTTTCGATCCCGCCGATGCGGACGCCGATCGGCTCGGCTCGCGCGCCACGCTCGTGCAGTTCAGCACCGAGATGTGCGCGCGCTGCCCCCAGGTGCGCAGGATGCTGTCGAGCTACGTCGCAGACGCCGACGGCCTGCATCACCTCGAGGTCGACCTCACGCATCGACCCGACCTGTCGGCGCGGTACAAGATCCTGCAGACCCCGACGACGTTCATCGTGGACGGCTCCGGCGCCGTTCGCGCACGATTCCATGGCGTGCCGCATCGCCACTCACTCACCGAGGCACTGTCCGCCGTCTGA
- a CDS encoding thymidylate synthase translates to MSAAVPTPYEDLLRDVLESGTHKSDRTGTGTTSVFGRQIRFDLSQGFPLITTKRVHFKSIAYELLWFLRGDSNVKWLQDNGVTIWDEWADASGDLGPVYGVQWRSWPTPDGESIDQLSEVIDQIRKAPDSRRLIVSAWNPADIPDMALAPCHALFQFYVADGKLSCQLYQRSADLFLGVPFNIASYALLTLMVAQQVGLEPGDFVWTGGDCHIYDNHLDQVREQLSRDAYPYPSLRFARKPESVFDYAYDDFIVEDYQHHAPIRAAVAV, encoded by the coding sequence ATGAGCGCAGCCGTCCCGACGCCGTATGAAGACCTGCTCCGCGACGTCCTGGAGTCAGGCACGCACAAATCGGATCGCACCGGCACGGGGACCACCAGCGTCTTCGGCAGGCAGATCCGCTTCGATCTCTCGCAGGGCTTCCCGCTGATCACGACCAAGCGCGTGCACTTCAAGTCCATCGCCTACGAGCTTCTCTGGTTCCTCAGGGGCGACTCCAACGTCAAGTGGCTCCAGGACAACGGCGTCACGATCTGGGACGAGTGGGCCGATGCCTCGGGCGATCTCGGACCCGTCTACGGCGTGCAGTGGCGGTCCTGGCCGACGCCGGACGGAGAGAGCATCGACCAGCTGAGCGAGGTGATCGATCAGATCCGCAAGGCTCCCGACTCCCGACGCCTGATCGTCTCGGCGTGGAACCCCGCGGACATCCCCGACATGGCACTCGCCCCGTGTCATGCGCTCTTCCAGTTCTACGTCGCAGACGGCAAGCTCTCGTGCCAGCTCTACCAGCGCAGCGCCGATCTGTTCCTCGGCGTCCCGTTCAACATCGCGTCCTATGCCCTCCTGACGCTGATGGTGGCTCAGCAGGTCGGCCTCGAGCCGGGTGACTTCGTGTGGACCGGTGGTGACTGCCACATCTACGACAATCACCTCGATCAGGTGCGCGAGCAGCTCAGCCGCGACGCGTATCCCTACCCGTCGCTGCGTTTCGCGCGGAAGCCGGAATCGGTGTTCGACTACGCCTACGACGACTTCATCGTCGAGGACTACCAGCACCATGCCCCGATCCGGGCGGCGGTGGCGGTGTGA
- a CDS encoding dihydrofolate reductase, with amino-acid sequence MTWVGLIWAEAQGGVIGAEGGMPWNVPEDLAHFKEKTLGAPVIMGRKTWDSLPERFRPLPGRENIVITRQQDWTEEGVRRAATVTDAVRGHERVWIIGGAEIFRLVIADADRLEVTELDLDVAGDAYAPSKAGWRLVDEGEWQTSRSGVRFRFLGYER; translated from the coding sequence GTGACGTGGGTCGGCCTGATCTGGGCCGAAGCGCAGGGCGGGGTCATCGGCGCCGAAGGCGGTATGCCGTGGAATGTCCCTGAAGATCTCGCGCACTTCAAGGAGAAGACGCTCGGTGCGCCGGTGATCATGGGTCGCAAGACCTGGGACTCGCTGCCTGAACGATTCCGCCCGCTCCCCGGACGCGAGAACATCGTCATCACGCGCCAGCAGGACTGGACCGAAGAGGGCGTCAGGCGCGCAGCCACGGTCACCGATGCGGTGCGCGGACACGAGAGGGTCTGGATCATCGGAGGGGCCGAGATCTTCCGGCTCGTGATCGCCGATGCCGACCGTCTCGAGGTCACCGAGCTCGACCTCGACGTCGCGGGCGATGCCTACGCCCCGTCGAAGGCCGGGTGGCGTCTGGTCGATGAGGGGGAGTGGCAGACCTCTCGCTCGGGAGTCCGCTTCCGCTTCCTGGGATACGAGCGCTGA
- a CDS encoding SDR family NAD(P)-dependent oxidoreductase, giving the protein MPTALITGASAGLGVEFARQLARRRADLVLVARSTDALESVAAELRSEYGIAVEILVADLSEAADVRRVADRLGDASDPVDLLINNAGFGLPLQFADNDIDDEVRHLRVHVEASMRLMHAALGSMRGRGGRIINVASVAGFISRSTYSACKSWLIGFSRWANVEYAADRVSVTAVCPGFTHTTFHERMGLAPGHEGVPAFMWLDARDVVREGLRDAARGKAVSVPSLRYKAIVAIASVLPSSVTSGIARRGRV; this is encoded by the coding sequence ATGCCCACCGCACTGATCACCGGCGCGAGCGCAGGGCTCGGCGTCGAGTTCGCCCGCCAGCTCGCCCGTCGCCGCGCCGACCTCGTGCTCGTCGCCCGATCGACGGATGCGCTCGAGAGCGTCGCGGCGGAGCTGCGCAGCGAATACGGCATCGCGGTCGAGATCCTCGTCGCCGATCTCTCCGAGGCCGCCGATGTGCGCCGTGTCGCCGACCGTCTGGGTGACGCCTCCGACCCGGTGGATCTGCTGATCAACAACGCCGGCTTCGGCCTGCCGCTGCAGTTCGCCGACAACGACATCGACGACGAGGTGCGGCACCTCCGCGTCCATGTCGAGGCGTCGATGCGCCTCATGCATGCGGCGCTCGGGTCGATGCGAGGCCGCGGTGGCCGCATCATCAACGTGGCCTCCGTCGCCGGATTCATCTCCCGCTCGACGTACTCGGCCTGTAAGAGCTGGCTCATCGGCTTCAGCCGCTGGGCGAACGTCGAGTACGCCGCCGACAGAGTGAGCGTGACCGCCGTCTGTCCCGGTTTCACCCACACGACCTTCCATGAGCGGATGGGGCTCGCGCCGGGGCACGAGGGCGTCCCGGCGTTCATGTGGCTCGACGCACGTGATGTCGTGCGCGAAGGTCTCCGCGACGCGGCTCGAGGCAAGGCCGTCTCGGTGCCGTCACTGCGCTACAAGGCGATCGTCGCGATAGCGAGCGTGCTGCCGAGCTCGGTGACGTCGGGCATCGCTCGCCGAGGTCGCGTCTGA
- a CDS encoding NUDIX hydrolase — protein sequence MAWVTHESSTVYENRWIEVREDRVTGPGGDGIYGVVTMRHPAVFVVALDDEDRICLVTLERYTTGVSIEVPAGGSDGEDPLVAAQRELLEETGFVAEDWTALGTMNALNGIAHAPEHVFLARSLTPSDDSTRTQAEEGIDAVTWVPFADVLGMIAEGRISDGETVAAIAYAGIRLGRFR from the coding sequence ATGGCATGGGTCACACACGAGTCGTCGACGGTGTACGAGAACCGGTGGATCGAGGTACGGGAAGACCGGGTCACCGGCCCCGGAGGCGACGGAATCTACGGGGTGGTGACCATGCGGCATCCGGCGGTCTTCGTGGTCGCGCTCGATGACGAGGACCGCATCTGCCTGGTCACGCTTGAGCGCTACACGACGGGAGTCTCGATCGAGGTGCCCGCCGGAGGAAGCGACGGCGAGGACCCGCTCGTGGCCGCGCAGCGCGAGCTGCTCGAGGAGACCGGCTTCGTCGCCGAGGATTGGACGGCACTCGGAACGATGAACGCCCTGAACGGGATCGCCCATGCGCCGGAGCACGTGTTCCTCGCTCGGAGCCTGACTCCGTCGGACGACTCCACGCGCACCCAGGCGGAGGAGGGCATCGACGCCGTCACCTGGGTACCGTTCGCCGACGTCCTCGGCATGATCGCCGAGGGCCGGATCAGCGATGGAGAGACCGTCGCGGCGATCGCTTACGCCGGCATCCGTCTGGGCAGATTCCGCTGA
- a CDS encoding EF-Tu/IF-2/RF-3 family GTPase yields MGWLFGRKHDAEDANEVLRRFNEAEAARLAAMTAGVAGEAGDRAHIRASTPLSVASGSTEFLVEDVFTITGRGTVATGALRSGVLRVDDDIVVLRDGAPHAQTRITGIEMFRKHVNEITVGELAGLVLREKIAVARGDVIHRASSG; encoded by the coding sequence ATGGGATGGCTGTTCGGCAGGAAGCATGACGCAGAGGACGCCAACGAGGTGCTGCGCCGTTTCAACGAAGCGGAAGCCGCGCGACTCGCAGCGATGACCGCCGGCGTCGCGGGGGAGGCGGGGGACAGGGCACACATTCGCGCATCGACTCCGTTGTCGGTGGCTTCGGGATCGACCGAGTTCCTGGTCGAGGATGTCTTCACGATCACGGGGCGGGGAACCGTCGCGACGGGCGCGCTCAGATCGGGCGTGCTGCGGGTGGACGACGACATCGTGGTGCTGCGCGACGGTGCGCCGCATGCGCAGACGCGGATCACGGGCATCGAGATGTTCCGGAAGCACGTGAACGAGATCACGGTCGGCGAGCTGGCCGGTCTGGTGCTCCGCGAGAAGATCGCGGTCGCGCGTGGAGATGTCATCCACCGTGCCTCGTCTGGGTGA